The Setaria viridis chromosome 2, Setaria_viridis_v4.0, whole genome shotgun sequence DNA window GCGTTCGTATCTAGATCGTAGGCCCTTCCATCTTTTCATGAGGATGTGTGGTCTGACCGCACACACGGACTGAAAATGCTTTGGGGCCCAAATAAGTAATAAAAATATGATTTTGTTATTTACATATTTGATGTGGGAAGTATTTTCTTGTTAGATTACCCCACTTTAGTCTAATTTCACTCTGTTGTTCACGGGGAAAATTCGATCTTGTATTGTTGGGAAAAAGAGATGAAGCTACTAAAAAGTAGGCAGTACTAACTCCACGTAGCTGTTGCGGGAGATTTTATCCGAAAGTGGCTTTGCCACGTTAGCATTGGGCTCGTACTTTATGATAACGTGGGGCACGCACTTGCGCCATCCATCATGATAGGTGGGACACGCACTTGCACCCATCCTCATATCGTCTACACCACTCCAACTATCTAGAAGTGTGGAACATGTCTATTATAGTTGGACACCCCAAGTCTGCCAATCCCTCATCTCTTTTCTCCTTGACCATGTGGGCTCACCAAAGATTTTCTATGAAAATTTCAAGTTAACGTTGACGTATATTGCTTGTCTAGGCTCGAATATATAGGAATCAAATCAATTTTATAAAATCCTAAAGAAATTCCTCTAATTTGAAACCCTAGACCCTGGAGTAGAAATGTGACGGCACTTACATATGTTGAATTGTTGCTGGCTACACGTTGATCCTCATCTCTGCTGCCCATGTTTGCTGTTGTGGACCTCACCATCACAAGGGCGCAGTTACCACTCTACCCATTGCACAACACCATCGCATCGAGCTTTGTTTTCTGCTAACTTGCGCCACCAGATATACTCTCAACGTAGCCATGTGTAGCCTTGTCCGCATGCAAACGGCGGTGGCTCAGTCGCCTCCCTCACTCATGTGAAAAGAATGGAAATAGAATGGAGTTAGGGTTTTGAAGACGCGACTGGGCGCCGAGTTTTATTTGGCATGGGTTGCATCTTGGTAGTTTGATCAGATTGCACGGTCAGGGTTGAAGCTAGGCTGCAGGAAGTATTTAGCTGAATTCATGTATTGGGCTGACCGAGCAACTAAACCAGCATATTTTCTACTATATAGAAATTCCGATAGTTAAAAGGGGCAAAAGCCATATATTGCATATGCGTCTTCAGTGAAAACAAAGATGACCTACTataaggaaaggaaaggaaaggaaaggaagaggAAAGGAAGGCCCAAAAGCCATCCCAAAGCCCAAGACAACTCGTTAATCGAAGATTTCACTATGGAGATCAGAGGAGATTCCTCACCTGGCTAAGATCCACATTGTTGCCTCAAAGGACTCGCGCGGGCCACTACGTTAATTTCAGCCAACTTATAGAGTTTATTTTGACCCACTACATTCGACCCATAAGATAATCTGTTATGCGTGCTAAGAAGAAGCAAGCCTGCTGTTAGGCCGGGTTAGGAGGTGCAAGCTGTTACAGTATTACTATGTTGACCTGctgccatttttcttttcctttttatttcttttttctcctcttttgtttcatttttcttttctattcaTTAGGTCGTTCTTTTAGTTTTATTTATATCCCCTTTTGGTTATGTTATTTTGTATTCATTTCAttcctatcttcttctttttttcttttcatttattTAATTGTTGTTTTCTATCTTCTTCTATCCTTTTACCTTCttcctttgttttatttttctctcatttttttattctccctttttcttttcttttaggtaaaaataaatttacttttatttttctttgtattttattttattttctctttatttttatctttctttttctttttttattatataCTAAAATGTTTactatgtatatatattttgttcGCATATAAGAATATTTGTTTGAAATATGAACACATTTGTTCTTAATATAAATCTTATTTGTTCACGTTCGAAGACCTCTTTGTTCGCTTCTGTACTCTAGTATGTTCATAGAGTTAAATTATTTGTTTGGTTGGTAGAATAAAATTGTTTGCTTGCCAGAATAATTTGTTCCTACATGTTGACATATTTGTTCTTCATGTAGAACAATTCATTGATGTGCGGAGTCATTTTGTTCACCTTTATATAGTAATTTGttttaatttatttgtttgcTTTTTTACATTAAATTGTTGTCACATAGTAATAATATGTTCTCGATCCACATGTTTAATCTCACAAATAAATTATTCTATATATAATTTATGGTAAACCAACAGCTACACACCTTAGTAAAGCTATTGTAATAAAATAATAAGTTGTTCATCGGTATCAAATACGGGAGCTCCTATATGACTTGTGGAAGCTAGTTTAGCCTTATGGGCACAAGTCTAGACAGAGCCTCCTGCCCAGGGTGTCCAAAATGGCAATGCTAGAGCGTGGAGGTGGCGCCAGCAGTGagagcagcagtagcagcagggAGTTGCAAGGGGTATAGAGGACCTGAACTATTACACCTGACGATCACGTTCTTGGACCGGAGATCCTTCACAGAACAACCAGACGGGTCAAATTCAACTGAGCAGTTGTTATCGGTAGTAAACTGGTGCACAGAAATAAGATTTTTAATAAGCTTAGATGAAACAAGTACGTTATTAAGATGCAAAGAGCTGGGAAGGAAGGTTGTGCCAGTAGAGGAGGTAACAGGAAGTAAAGAATCGTCACCGACAACAATAGCTGAAGGAAAAGGTACCACTAGGTGAAATTATGTGAAAGGGAACAAGCATCGGAGGCCATGTGGGAGGTAGCACTTGAGTCAAAATACCACTCGTGCTGCTGCGGCTGATTCAGCGTCATGGTGCTGAAGGTGGAGGTAAGGGACTGCTGATCCCATGAgggtgtggtggcggcggagttgAAGTGGCCGGAGGGCTTGTACTGAAGCGACGCCCTATAGAGCCTGCGCCTGGGCGGCCTGGTATGCCTGGGCCTGTGCCTGGGCGGCCTGCACCTAGGCGGCCTAAAACTGAGCCGCCTAGAACGCCTGAAGTTGCGCCTGTTGTGCGGGCGCGGAGTACTGGGCTAGCATGACGTGAGGAGGCACCCCGACTTGCTGAACACACATACTGGGCCACATTTGGATGGCTCCGGTCCACGGGTTCTGGAAGGAGGGCCAGGGGGCCACGTCGGAGCCCTGGGAGGTGCCCTACTTGACGCCGCTGGAGGGGcgctggccgccaccgccgtcgcttCCGGAGTTGCTGCCCTTGGAGGTGCAGCCGTCGGAGTTGCGCTTGCTACGACGAGGCTTGAAAGAGACACCCCTGGAGGCCGAGCCACCCTCGGAACGGTGCTACTGCGGTGGCTGGGACGGCCGGGTCGAGTACGTGGGGGCGCCcaagccggcggcgaggagagcAGTGGAGTGCTCCGAGGACGGCTGCGCAGAGGTGAGCTCCTCAAGCAGAAGGTCGTTGCGGGCCTCCAAGAACGACGGAAAAGGGCGGCCGTGACGAAGATGGAGACCGATGGCCGTGTACTTGGCGTTGAGGCCGCGGATGACGTTGAGGACAAGTGACCGGTCAGTGACGGGCTCGTCAAGATTGCCGAGGGCGTCCACCATGGCCTTCAGGCGTCTGCAGCAGTTGGTGATGGATGGGTCACCTTGGACGAAGGTGCGGAACTGGGCATCGAGGAGGAGGGCACGGGTCTCGCGGTTGCCAAGGAACTGGGACTCGACGGCAAGCTAGACGGAGCAAGTGACGAGCACCATCACCGTGTCAGCGAGGTCATTGGAGAGGGTGTCGTAGATCCAAGATCGGACGACGCAATCCATCCACGCCCAATCTGGATAACCAGGGATGGGGCGGTCCTGAAGTACGTGCGCGTTGAGGGAGAACTTCTCAACGGTGAGCGGGAACTGCTCGCGCCAGCGGGCGTAGTTGGTGGAGGCGATGTCAAGGATGATCGGGACGAGGCTGCGGATGTTCCGGACCACAACAGCCTGGGCGTGCAGGGTCAGGATGGCGGCGCCCTCGTGGAGCAACATGGCGTCGTGGATGGAGGGAACAACGCAGCTCTTGTGGTCGTCATCGTCGTGGTGGTGGACGCTGGGTGGTGGATCGGCCGCACGCTCCTTGGCGGCAAGGGCCAGGGCGTCGCGGAGGTGGGCATCGGTGGTGTCGCTCTCCTAAGCCACAGCAGCCGCCAGTTGTTTAGCCTGGAgagcgagggcgagggcggcggcacgATCAGCCTGACACTTGGCCTCCTCGACCTGGCACTACACGTCAGACGGCTCGGCGATGGGTGCTGTAGACCCAGCCATAGCGACGGCGACGCGCTAGATAAGCAGAAGTGGAATCGGGATAGGAACCCATGCTctgataccatgaaagcaaaTATAGCTAGAAAAATTATTGATTAATTATGGAGGTGCATAACACGTACACATATATAGGCAAGGGTTTTAGGGTTAGTTTATAAATGTAATCATAAAAAAGGAAACCCTTATCTATCCTACAAGAAAATCCTGAGGAGCCAGCGGCGTACCGGGTCTAACCAGACATAAGCTTACTAACATATTTAACGAATGCATCTATGATTGCTACTCTTGCTTCACAGCCATTTGCACGCAGCTTGCTTCCAACCTTGCTGCACCGCACGCGGCCCACGGCCTGCTCCCACCTCTTCCTGCTATACATGTGCGTGCAGCCCGCTCGAACTTGAGGCGACAACCGTATGTAGGCTTGTTGCATTCGATAATAGATAATGACACCCGTGAAAAGGACCGAGTAGGAAACGAGCGTGGCTTGCAAGGAACCATGATGAATCATGGACCAAAACGTGCAGGTGAAGCGGATATTGAAAAGGCCGTTGTAGGCACCCAAAGAAAAGGCCCAGGAATCCCTCccgttctctctcctctctcctgaATTGTACGGGCCGAAATTAGCAGGCCCAGAGAAGCCTCAGTGCTTGCCCTCTCGATCAAGGAGGAGCTCAAGTCAACCCAACCACGCGCATCCACCGTGGATCACGCCCCAgccatggcctccgccgccgccgtcgtcgccctcAACGTCGGCGGCGAGCTCTTCCAAACCACCACCGCCACGCTCTCCCGCGCCGGGGCTTCCTCCCCGCTCGCCTCCCTCggcccctcctccccgtccgCCCCGCATTTCCTCGACGGCGACCCGCTCCTCTTCGCCcaactcctctccttcctccgccacggccgcctcctcgcgcacccccctccctccgccgcgctcctcgccgaGGCCCGCCACTTCGCGCTCGACGGCgccctcctcgcctccctctccccggCCTCCGCCTTCGCCCCGCTCTCGCTCCGGCCCTCCGCGCTCCTCCCGCTCACCGGCCGCGTCGCGCCCTCCGCCGTGGCGGTGTGCCCCTCTCCGCCGCACCCGGCCTCCCTCGTCGCCGCGCACGGAGGGGTCGTCACCTGCTTCGACGCCGCGCTCTCCACCCGCACCAGCGTCCTCACGCCGCTTCCCGCCGTTGACTCGCTCCTCGCGGTGTCCCCCGCCCTCGCGCTCGCGGGCGCGCGCGACTTCCCCGGCGTCCACCTCTGCCGGTTCTCCGATgaagcccccgccgccgccgccgctgttccGAAGGTGCTTTCCTGGCCGGGCTCGCCCTCCGCCACCGTGCTGTCGATGGCGACCACAGGGGCACCATCAGCACCATGGCTCTTCGCCAGCTTCGAGTCGGTACGGCGCAACTCGAGCGCCATGGTGGCGTTCGACCTGAATTCCTTCTCTCCTGTGGCGGAAATCGGGCGGAAGGAGGTGTTCGGCGCGGACGTCGAGGCCGCGATACCAGCAACCAAGCTGGGGTGGCTTGGTGAGCACAATCTCTTGCTCGCTGCTGGATCACACTCCAGCCCTGGCGGGGTGGTGGGGGACATACGCCTGTGGGATATCCGGGCCAGCGCTACGGTGCCAGTGTGGGAGGTCAGGGAGAAGGAGGACTGCTTTGCTGATGTTGCCGCATCAGACACTCTGTCAGCACTATTCAAGGTTGGGGCTGCATCTGGGGAGGTGTTCATGGCAGACTTGAGGAGGCTTGGTAACGGTGGTGGCATTGGGTTGGAGCCGTGGGTGTGCATCCGCAACGGACAGAGGGCGGCTGCTGCGGCATCATCTAGAAGGAAAGAGGGGAATGGCTGTAAGATTGAGTGCTGCTGCAATTGGGTGTTTGTGGCACGCGGAGCAGATGTGGAGGTGTGGATTCAGGTCGAGTTGGCACCAGAGGCCGGTGGAAAGAAGGTGATGAAGAGGAATTGGGTCGGCAGCGGACCATCCATGGAGGTGGGGGCTGGCGAAGAGGCGATTAAGGAGAAGGCCAAGATTGTCAGCTGGGCATTTGGAGGCAGTAGGATGGTATTGACCAGAGCTGATCAGAGGTCTGTCGAAGTATGGGATAGTGCTCCCGCGGCAATCTGTGCAAATACCTAAACAGGGATAATGCTGCAAAAGTAAGATGATGCTTCTTAGTGTTTAATTGCTGCTCTTGTTCCTCTGTACATGTACTTTACCATATCTTGTGATGTATCCTAGAGTTAGGTTCCTGAATAGTTGAATACAATGCCTGGAAATTATGAGACGATTTCATGGAGGTTGAataaagtcaatattttgggactATGCTCTCTGCTAAAATCTATATTTTCCTATCCCCTAGGAAAATAGCAAGTCTCTTTTTAAGCAAATGTGAACAAAGAATTACTTGCTAATCAGAAGTAACTTCCTTGGTATAACTGGATTATTCTATTGATGATGAAAATCGAACTTCCTAAAAGAAAAATATGTAAATTCGTATAATTATCTTATATGGATATTAGATCTGGTGCCTTTAAAAGCTTGTCACGATTTCAGCATGATTCAGGAATGAGTTATGGCATGCTTTCTTGTAGTCCATGCTGTGTGCTTACTGCTCTGCAGATTGGTGAACTTTTGCTAAATGAGCCCATTATGAAAACGGATATGGCATAATTCGGAAGAATTGATCAAGCACACTTGAAATCTTGACCCCTCATCCAATCCCATTAAGTAAAGATTGTATTCTTTGTAGTTATTTTAAAGTTTCAGCAACATGATTAAGTGTATCATATAGGTACGAGGATTGAATAGAAGCTCAGAAACTGAAAACAAGCGATGACTACTTCACTTTTGGAGGATTAATTGGTCTGGAAGTTGATTTGTTATGTGCCAAAAGCTCAGATTTTGAGGTGATCCAAACAAACACTGAAAGTTACTCTAGTCCATCTTAAACTAAACACTAAAATTAACTATGTATAGGTGATAACTTGCTTGCTGCTTCTTATTTCCACGCGCGTCGAAGTAACGGGGCTTCTTtattttgagagagagagagagacgaagTAACAgggcttctttttctttttcttttttttttgagaggaagtAACAGGGCTTCTTTTGTGGTGTTAAATTGCGCCTCTGGCGGTCTGGCTCTGTTCTTATGGGCCTTGCGTGGCTGCTGGCCTGCCGCTCTGGGGCCTTCAATTGTTATTGGGCCGAGTATTCTGGGTCGACGATCTTTGTTGTCTCCTATTCTTCGTCTCTTGAATTTGGGCCCTCGAGTTGATGGGGGAAAAAATCTATTTCCATCGCTTTCATTCTCCTCATTCTTGGGCCCTATTAGGCAGACACATGGCCTCACGGGGGGACTAGGGAGGATTCGGCCATGCAATTGGACCAGTGTGAACCGATGCGAACCGGTCGAACCGATTGGTTTTGTGTCGAACCAGTGAATCAGTTTTTCCAGTGAATCAGTGAACAATTTGATGTTTGAACGTTGGTTTGGAACTTTGGACGATATACTATTATGTTATTTCTATGTTATCCTATCTATTATGTCATTTGTCAAAACACAATAAAATTTGCATATTATTGATATAAATCATGAGAAATAAATATTTATTGCTAAATGATGAACCCAATGGTTGGACCGGAGAACCGGTAGCCTGACCAGTTCGATCTCGAGTTTGGTTTTTCGTTCCATGGTTGGAGGTTTTGGAGTCAAACCTGTTCTAATTCCATGAGTAGAATAAAGAGGAGATTTCAAAGAAATTGCAACACGCGAGTATCCTGAGTCAATTGCCCAGTAGCAAATTTCAATTTCTTGCTCATCTCATTCAAACAAATTGGTAGCATGCAACATTAATTGGCAATGCATTACATAGTACTAGCTACCCATTTAATTCTTTCTTTATGTATTAACGACACCTGACAAAAGTAGCAAGATATTGACGTATATTCATACAAAAATACCATACTGGAAACAAGAGCATTTCTTTGTTCACAGTTTGATCCAATCTTTCACTGGTGATAGGGGTGTTTTTGAAACATGTACACCTCAAGATGTTGTTAATTAGGCTCGATTGCTAGTACTCCACGTAACTAGTTCCCATTGCCTCTTTTTGCATAGTCCCACTGTATTGATGCTATTTACAAATTCTCATATGTCCAAAGTACTCTGATCAagctttctctatttttttctttgaattttcATAGTTTTCTTCTATGTGTGAAGAGGGGAAGGATTGCTCTCCACATAAAAGATTGATTTGCTAGGTCATCCATGAGGGAAAAAGTTTATGCATTGCTGCTGCAAATGTAATACCGTGCAAGCCCATCCCGATAGATGCCACGTGCCTCATCTTGTCAACCTCGATTGTCCCCTTATTCCTTACTCATCAATCATGTTATATATGGGAGCAGTGAGAAATCAAGGGGATGGTTGAGATTGATGAGATGGGACACGTGTCATCTGTCATGGTGGGGCTGCACAacacataatttttttcttgtgTGCAAGTTGAGCATCCCTAGAGGATGCCgccacctgccgccgccacaTGTTTACGTGGGATAATTACTCACACAACTAAAGCTAGTGTTAAGGAATAAGCACCACGCTTATGCCTTATCGCTAAGAATTTCTCTCGAGGCCTTCAAGAGGAACTCCTCTAACAATTTGTAATTTGAAGGCATTCCACTAGTAGAGGGAAGAGACCCACTATCCAAGACCAAACCTGActtaagaagaaaagaagataaCTATATCCTAGAACAAGATTCCACAACTAGAGTAAAGTACTTGAGGCAAATGTGGAAAGGATAGAACCTAACACTTGTATTGAAATAAGTAAAGTCTTAcaaagggaaagggaaaggatacAAGAGATTTACCCTCACTCCAGAAGACGACTTTGGAATCCTGAGGTGCGGCTCAACTCGACACAACTCTAACTCCCAACTACTAGCCTAACTCTAAGAAAAAGTGGAGAGAATGCTCCTTCAAGTGTTTGTTGAATCAGTGCTAAGTACACCCAATTTCTAGCCTAGGAGCAGTGAGGAACAAGTTGGTGAAGCACTTGCGACGGTTTCAAAGAGGTGGGGCCAGCAAACCCTTGGATTCAACTACCTTTGATTCCAACACTTTAAATATTATCTTGATGGCAGCAGCTGTCCAACTGCCATGCACGAGGCTGAGTTCTAGGTAGGCTAGCTAGCCTAGCCTAGGACTCGGGTCCCTAGCCCTTCGATGAACCACCTTATCTTGTGGATGTCTAGGATGATTCACCCTGCTTGGTCTCAATGAATTTGCATTTAAAAATTAGGAGTGGCGGGCCATATAATCCAGGGTGAAGCCTTTTGGTCCACATGATGCAACTAACATTCAACCAATGTTCCTAAAGATTTgtagttgtgtttctttgctcATATTGAAGATGTGGTTCAGGGCTGAGGTGGCATGGCCGATCAGCCTAGTTATTTGGCCAATTCGATCCATTTTTCACCCCACATGAACTCATGGTCGCAACTTTACAGAACTTGTGAAACTTCATTTGTTTAAATAAATATGCACATATCATGACATAATCTCCATATTATTCTAGCAGTCAAGATGTGATTATAGAATCGCTAACAATGGTGTTGTTGTCGTTATTGGCAGTTAAGAGGTAACATATGCACATTGAGAACTAGTGTGCAATCTGGTGGGCTCAAGGACTGTTAGTGATGTTGTCGGAGATGGATGGAGGTGTACAAATAGGTATGTATGCAAGTATCGACCTTAACAAAGCCATCATAATCAGGGCATAGGAACATAACACGAAGATGGGGAGAATTGGAGTAGGTAGCCTAGCTAAAAGTATGTGTGCCACTTATGAAGTTAGCCACCTTGGAGTTGGGGATCACCATCTCATCCATCTTGATGGAGGTGTCTTTAATGCTAGTGGGCATAGGAGATTGAAGAATAAGATTCACTCTTGGCGGTCCTGAAGCCTAAAAATAATCCCCAAGCATATAATTACTGATGTAGCTTTCACTCAGGAGTATTCTAGAGTATCAATTTCAACGGGAACGAGTAGTGTACTAATCAAGAATCTAATTCACCCAGGGGTAATCAGAAGAAAAGGTAATGGTATGGTTAGAGAGGGTCAAGGATTCACTTAGCTCACTGTCTATTTGGTTAGCAGATCAGCTCCTTGCTTTTTTGCTTACTTTGGAATGCTAAGAGATCCAGTCCTCAAAAAGGGATGGTTAGGAGGTCCAGATATCTGCTAATAATGGCCCTACAACTACAACCTGAATGTGGTGGAATCCAGAGGAAGGACAAGGTTGTCACCACCTGCTGCCTACCATGGCTGTTTATGGGGCTGAGCGCAATCTAACGTAATCTCTAGTCTAGACACTGCATATCATAAAAAAACCTTCAAGAAAAGAAAGTAAGAACTAAATTACTTCTCAAATATAAAGACTAAGTGTTACCCGAACATACGAGGAGCTTCACTCGAGGTTGAGCTTCATCCTCGAAGTATAAAGTGGAAGAGAAGCCGACAGGTCCGTCTTCTCCCCGGCACTCTCACATCATATCTCATCATATTTTCTAAGTGAGTGGTAGAAGCTCTTCGCTTGGATTTTGCTCTTTTCTCCGTGTCTTCCACCTTCGCACCGATGCACCTATTTATAGTGGATTAGAGGCCATGGGGTATTTGTAGGCAAAAGGGAAGGTCGATAGGAGAAACTCCCGATTCGGCCAAACTGGGGGATTCAGCTGAACCCATCTGATCCATTGCCTTCACACATCCACGCTCCAGATTTATTTCTAAGGTTGGTAACTCTATTAGCTAGGTAGTTGAATGAAAAAAATCCGCAAAGCCAGTTCGACCAATCCAAATCGATTCGGGCGAACTGCGATTTTTTATCTCCAGCATCCGATCAACCGCATTGCGACATGGATGTTCAGGATGATCTCCTCAAGTCAGTTGCGGGTCATTATCCATGCAGATTGTGGGCTATTGGGTCTAGGTGATCCAAGTGAGGTTCACCCAAACCCTCAGATCAAATCGACTTTGATCCAATGTGCTCCTTCAAGATTTTGGGTGTGTTTCCTTCCATGTGAGTGAACGTGGGCTAGAGAGGAACTGGGCCAGGGTCGGCTGAACTAGGGGGATTAGCCGACCCCCATATTGTGGTGGACAACCACATAATAAGTTCCCTTGGACCTTGTGATGACCCAAGAGCCTTCTAGCAAATGATGACAGCTATTCGAGTTGGGTTTGGGTGGGCCGAACTGAGGTTGGTTCGGCCACAGTATCTCTTGTGTCCAGCCCGTGACACAATCTTCTAGGAGCCAAAATTTGTGCATCCTCCAAATTGGGTGAACCAAAAGTCCATTTCATTCATCTTGACAAGCTCTTCATCATAGTGAGGTCAAATGTGTGAATTGAGAAAGTACTTAACCATAACCTTTGTCCCATTCTTGGAACGAGGTTGAGATGTTCAGATAAACCCTTGTTTATCTATCATTGATCCTTAGACTTATGGGTTGTTTGTTGACAacagttagcatgccaagttATGAagcgcaagcgcacggatcagttgtaactttttctttagaGATTcttcaaggtttatcaatccatgaacaagggatttgcatgtttaactaagcactaatctatgtaactaAAAGCTTTTTGTATTGGATAAGATTATGCTAACACAAGAACTAAGCAATCTAGATTAAAGCTGATAGAGAGTAAAGGTTGTGAACAAGATAGATGGAACGCTtatcctagggatctaggatcacttgcagTTGAAATCACCATGAATGAATgaactagatctaagtgttatcgtgagtggatgtggaccatgcccaacactttccctcttgcAAACTGTCACTAAACAAGGGTACTCAACTATTGAACAATAAGAACACTgcatgatgatcattctaggtaagcaaaaaGCAACCCAAGGTAGCACTggccagccattacatgaaagagcatcatcaagatatgaatgATAACAAATAGAACTTAAAGAAGAGGTTcaacgattacaaatcaagatctccatacaaccctgaGGACAATTAGAGACTtcaccccatgatcttacacatgttaaCCCAAAAGGGGATAAAGGATaccctgtagatcaactggaccgaaGAGGATGACGAACGGGAGCAGGAAAGCCCTAGGCTGATCCACTTGGAGGGTTTCTCCCTCCTCTAGTGCTCCGGTTCGCGTGGCCtcctgtagatccaatcttctctctgTTTCCTGATCTTGTGGCGGCAATGGATGGTGTCTTCATGGTGTTTCCTTCCTCTCCTCTGTCTTCTTTTGGTTGTAgtcatgagggggtatttataatCGTTTGTAGGTGGCGGCTCTGGACAATTAGTTGGTGgaaaaaccctagatgcatTGTAGACTCCACACTGAAGAAAGAGAAGGTCGACCAGGCCTCGGAATAGGC harbors:
- the LOC117842046 gene encoding BTB/POZ domain-containing protein At5g41330 — protein: MASAAAVVALNVGGELFQTTTATLSRAGASSPLASLGPSSPSAPHFLDGDPLLFAQLLSFLRHGRLLAHPPPSAALLAEARHFALDGALLASLSPASAFAPLSLRPSALLPLTGRVAPSAVAVCPSPPHPASLVAAHGGVVTCFDAALSTRTSVLTPLPAVDSLLAVSPALALAGARDFPGVHLCRFSDEAPAAAAAVPKVLSWPGSPSATVLSMATTGAPSAPWLFASFESVRRNSSAMVAFDLNSFSPVAEIGRKEVFGADVEAAIPATKLGWLGEHNLLLAAGSHSSPGGVVGDIRLWDIRASATVPVWEVREKEDCFADVAASDTLSALFKVGAASGEVFMADLRRLGNGGGIGLEPWVCIRNGQRAAAAASSRRKEGNGCKIECCCNWVFVARGADVEVWIQVELAPEAGGKKVMKRNWVGSGPSMEVGAGEEAIKEKAKIVSWAFGGSRMVLTRADQRSVEVWDSAPAAICANT